In a single window of the Papaver somniferum cultivar HN1 chromosome 8, ASM357369v1, whole genome shotgun sequence genome:
- the LOC113304000 gene encoding uncharacterized protein LOC113304000 yields the protein MLVPYLIELQHGLVYDTEDALDGFSKRGVGKDQFLCHSWYVVFILHIKYAQPHPINTSVSLYHISYNLHLLTSLTKHIASSRVLFNSKSLGIECFYLSFSYTRTLFGKTFKLRMWDSCFLKWKFRFGFVSDLGLNLVDKRHRVFVPELVYKIGYLSDWLFSTSILNVSATSGAKYFFLWLKCDLLELQPGLSPHYALQPLNAYSIYFHCLPVETYTSSSRQSSVPRVYGTVAVL from the exons ATGCTCGTTCCTTATTTGATCGAG CTTCAACATGGTTTGGTTTATGATACAGAAGACGCATTGGATGGATTTTCGAAGAGAGGAGTAGGGAAAGACCAATTTCTATGTCACAGCTGGTATGTAGTTTTCATCCTCCACATTAAATATGCACAGCCACATCCGATAAATACTTCAGTTAGTCTTTATCATATTTCCTACAATTTGCACCTTCTTACTTCTCTTACAAAACACATTGCAAGCTCCAGGGTGTTATTCAACAGCAAGTCGCTCGGTATTGAGtgtttttatctttctttttcttatacTCGTACATTATTTGGGAAGACATTCAAACTCCGTATGTGGGATTCTTGTTTTCTGAAATGGAAGTTTAGATTTGGGTTTGTTTCTGACCTGGGTTTGAATTTAGTGGATAAACGCCATAGAGTATTTGTTCCTGAGCTGGTTTATAAAATTGGGTACCTGTCTGATTGGTTGTTTAGCACTTCAATTCTTAATGTGTCGGCTACAAGTGGcgcaaaatattttttcttatggcTGAAGTGTGATTTGCTTGAGTTGCAACCTGGACTTTCTCCTCATTACGCGTTGCAGCCCTTGAATGCTTATAGCATTTATTTTCATTGCCTACCCGTGGAAACGTATACTTCATCAAGTCGTCAGTCATCTGTACCTAGGGTCTATGGAACTGTTGCTGTTCTATAG